The DNA sequence CACGGGAGGCTCAATTCGACTACCGGCGGCTTATACGGGAACCGTTGGCTACAAGCCCAGCTATGGCATGATCTCCCGGTTCGGTGTCGTTCCATACGCCAATTCTTTGGATACggttggcttcttggccagtgAAGTCAAGCCCATCCATGACCTCGTCTTCAAGACTGGTTTATATCAAGAGCATGACTCGAGTGACCCGACATCACTCCCTGTTGCTTCCAGGAAACGCTGCGCTGAGACGACACCCTCTACCCTCCCCGACCTGTCCAAGCTAAACATTGGCATTCCTCTTGAGTACAACATCGAGGAACTTGATCCCTCCATCCGAGCTGCTTGGGTGGCTGCCGCCTCTACTCTCGAAGCACAGGGTGCGACTCTGGTTCCCATCTCGCTCCCCTCTACGACAGAGGCCCTCTGCGCGTACTACGTCCTTGCCCCGGCTGAAGCTTCCTCTAACCTCGCAAAATACGACGGCGTCCGCTACGGAAAGCGTGGCGAGGGCAGTGACGCTGTTGGCGAGACTCTATACTCTGACACCCGCGGCGCCGGTTTCGGCGATGAGGTCAAGAGGCGAATCCTACTCGGCACATATAGCCTCAGCTCCGAAGCTATGGACAACTACTTTATCCAGGCGCAAAAGGTTCGACGGATGGTCCAGCAGGACTTTGACCGCGTGTTCCGGCTGGACAACCCGCTGTATGAGCCCGCGCAATTCGATCTCAGCGACATGGCTGAGGCCACCGGCATGGAGGACAAGCGAGGTCCTCTGCAAGTGGACTTTATCCTTTGTCCCACGGCGCCGACGTTTCCTCCCTGGttggacgagatcaagaagcagagcagTGTGGATGTGTACATGAACGATGTCTTTACGGTGCCTGCCAGTCTCGCGGGCTTGCCGGCTGTGAGCGTCCCCGCCAAGGTTGAGGGAAGTCGATTCCCGGCTGGATTGCAAGTGATTGGGCAATATTGGGATGATCAGAGGGTGCTGTTACTGGCGGAGAAGTTGAAGGAGGCTGTAGCATGAATGTGTATAAATGAAAAGCGATGACTGAATGATCTTAGTGTATAGTAGTCTAGATGGCTTAGATGTAGTAACTCGGTTACTAAGGTACTAACCACATGGTTTGTGACACTGCTAGAGAGTGTCAGAGGGGCATTCACTTCACCCCTGGCTCATAGCCATAAGTCTCGAGGGAAGGAAACGACGAAAAGGGATCCAATACTTGAGCCCTTCCCCCTTATGGCCCTGCTAATGGCCCTTGCCCACCTCGCCAAAGTGCTGACGAGTTGAAAGTGGATATCCATTTGCAACGTTCGACTTGGGTCATCTCCAAGAGAAGGTAAGTGGTAAAGCAACTGAGTTTTGCCATCAAGACATTTAGCTACGAGATTGGCCCCGGCCTATTGTCATTATGATGCGGATTACAATAAAGATACAGACATCTTAAATATCAAAGCCAAAGTAAGTGGTCTTTGAGACCATAAGTGGTATTCGTTGTAGATGTTGCTAAGATGGTTTGGCCGTTATGGAGGTTGTAGACTTTCAACCATCCACTTGAAGCAATCTGGATTGCTAACTCGCACATTGACGTACCCGTTCCTCCGAAGGCTGAGCGTCTCTACGCTCATGAATTCGTATAGCTCGTCATCGCAACGAGGGGCGTCGATGTAAGGACACTCGACGCCAGGGTGACCTAGTTTGGGGATGGTCCAATGCAGCTGATAGCGAGACTGCAAGTGTTCTCGGCGCGGCGTTTCGTGTTTTTGGGAGGCCGACGTGGCATCTCGCAttgatgatgctgatccAAGTCGGGCCCACGTGTTGGTGTTCTTTGGCGTCTCCAGGACTGCTCAGGGTGAACGGCTCCTGCTCCGACTACTGCTTCGACTCCGACTTTGACTCCTCGGCCTCTCGTCGCgatcaacatccatctcatccctaTCCGAGAGCTCCCCAGACTCTTCCCTCGTTCCATTCTCGCCCTCCggttcatcctcctccagcagATCCTCGAGATCACCAAGAGGACTGACCCTCGGCTCCAGAATCTCCAAGTCCTCCAACGTCTCCCGCTTCGGCATCTTCCATAAACTCGTACCGCAAACGCGATCCTTGACCAGCAGGTCATCCACAAACTCATCCATGTACGTCAACGCCACGCCCGCCctgcccctcctcctcagcttgCGCCTGTCCTCGAGAAACGGCTCCAGCATCTCGTACACGTCCTTTGCCTGTCGCGTGAGCCGAAAGTAGAAGCACGCCAGCGCGCGCAGGTACTTGAACTCGTCGCCGCCGTAGTGCAGGTACTCGTGCAGCACGGCGTCGCTGGgggcgagctcgaggagcttgaaggCGAGACACAGGAAGGGGCTAGGCTTTTGCGTGACGCCGTAGGTTCCGCCGATGAAGGATACGTGCTCGACGACGCGGTCGACAATGTCGGCCTCGTTGAGCGCGAAGCACTGCTCCTTGTAAAAGTACGAGTCGACGATGCggtccttgacggcctttTCCATGATTGTCGCGGGGTTGAGGCCGTTGGGCGCCATTGTCGCGTTGGAGCCGCGCTCATCGAGGAAGCGCCGCGCATCGGCTTGCACGGTATCTTTGTTTTTGCTCATGATGGGCGGTCGTGATTTCGTCGTAGTGTAACGTTGGCGATGGgggagcttggtgttggaaAAGTTGATGGAACCTTGAAGCTCGGGACCGATAAGAGCCTTATCGGTCCGTTGCCGTGTCAACAGAGTCAACACTGCATGAGCATGACGACCAAGCTTCGAGGCGCAAGGTTTAATCGGCTACATGACCATTCAATCTTGTGTCTCCTATTGTGcgttttctttttctctatatatctatttaTCAGGATGGCCAGATTGCTCCTCACGTCGTCCCAGGTCCAGATTATCGCATCCTGCATAGTCGGTAAGTCACATTCCAGCTTCCGCATTCCACACAGTTACTGACGAGACATTCATCAGTGGTTCTCTGTACGTCAGCTTTGTTCATCAGCGGCTATGTCATTCAACAACGAACGCTGCGCGAGCTCCGCGTAGCCATCAAACCTCGCAATACCCGTCCGTCCCCTAAAGTCTATCTTCCCGAGAAGTTCCGCACAAGAaccaaggagctcgaggatggaAGCGTCGTCGATATCGACACCGAAGCGGATATCGAAGTCAGGCGGCAACGTCTCCTaatcgaggtcaaggagacaCTGCCCGGGGCCAAGTTGGAAAGCGCCGAGGGCAACGCTGCGTTGGAGAGGAACATTGAGCTCGTGAAGCAGCTCCAGTCCAAGGTTGTGGAGAAAATGTCGACTCCCGAGGGCCATGTCGAAGCTCCCGTCAAGAACCACAAGCCCGTGAGCAGGgcgcagaggaggaagatgatcaAGAACG is a window from the Fusarium keratoplasticum isolate Fu6.1 chromosome 5, whole genome shotgun sequence genome containing:
- a CDS encoding Glutamyl-tRNA(Gln) amidotransferase subunit A, mitochondrial, with amino-acid sequence MSAAVVRRLALNSPRHTVISRRAVVRAQLAQWRSHSTYNHFVGSSESVTTDSSIPLRKDAKPFRLAVKDNIATADFPTQCASQILSSHPSPFEATVVRQLRQRGASVIGKTNMDEFGMGSHSTNSIHGAVRNPLAEDDDVSAGGSSGGSAVAVRVGDADVALGTDTGGSIRLPAAYTGTVGYKPSYGMISRFGVVPYANSLDTVGFLASEVKPIHDLVFKTGLYQEHDSSDPTSLPVASRKRCAETTPSTLPDLSKLNIGIPLEYNIEELDPSIRAAWVAAASTLEAQGATLVPISLPSTTEALCAYYVLAPAEASSNLAKYDGVRYGKRGEGSDAVGETLYSDTRGAGFGDEVKRRILLGTYSLSSEAMDNYFIQAQKVRRMVQQDFDRVFRLDNPLYEPAQFDLSDMAEATGMEDKRGPLQVDFILCPTAPTFPPWLDEIKKQSSVDVYMNDVFTVPASLAGLPAVSVPAKVEGSRFPAGLQVIGQYWDDQRVLLLAEKLKEAVA
- a CDS encoding Pre-mRNA-splicing factor 38 encodes the protein MSKNKDTVQADARRFLDERGSNATMAPNGLNPATIMEKAVKDRIVDSYFYKEQCFALNEADIVDRVVEHVSFIGGTYGVTQKPSPFLCLAFKLLELAPSDAVLHEYLHYGGDEFKYLRALACFYFRLTRQAKDVYEMLEPFLEDRRKLRRRGRAGVALTYMDEFVDDLLVKDRVCGTSLWKMPKRETLEDLEILEPRVSPLGDLEDLLEEDEPEGENGTREESGELSDRDEMDVDRDERPRSQSRSRSSSRSRSRSP